The following coding sequences are from one Achromobacter sp. B7 window:
- a CDS encoding nitrate- and nitrite sensing domain-containing protein, with protein sequence MVERHIPPPLRFLLAARRSELHGLESLAVTCELAVHVSALVHALQKERGYSNLTLCSAQNGVPQDGKARTLSGLAQESARVEADVRRFLDGLAATAPHAGDKARLLNCIAFALFRLDELPALRRQVRDVSVPAEDADARYTQIISSLLAVVFEAADSALDPGVTRLLVALLNFMQGKELSGQERATGVIGFTNGFFTDPQKARMLGLAAHQARSFDIYAQYAEDAALQRWESIQQQGQPVERLRDMAQRTSADQRVDGTLAELWFELCTARIDAMRDVESLLAQALARQCERRIVETRQELDDRQLLLSRYADHASGRAPSMVFSVQSRPLDTPPADGVGSVLERSILEMMREQTLHMQRTDDALNTVRVALEERKRIDRAKRLLINQYGLTEQAAHERLQRAAMDGGLSLADVARQVIGQLGPN encoded by the coding sequence ATGGTCGAACGCCACATCCCACCCCCGCTGCGTTTCCTGCTTGCCGCGCGGCGCAGTGAACTGCACGGCCTGGAAAGCCTGGCTGTCACGTGCGAGCTGGCCGTGCACGTCAGCGCGCTGGTGCACGCGCTGCAAAAAGAACGCGGCTATTCCAATCTGACACTGTGCAGCGCACAGAACGGCGTGCCGCAAGACGGCAAGGCCCGGACGCTGAGCGGGCTGGCTCAAGAATCCGCCCGCGTCGAGGCCGACGTCCGCCGTTTTCTTGACGGGCTGGCGGCCACCGCCCCCCACGCCGGCGACAAGGCGCGCCTGCTTAACTGCATTGCCTTCGCGCTGTTTCGGCTGGACGAATTGCCGGCGCTGCGCCGCCAGGTGCGTGATGTGTCCGTGCCCGCCGAAGACGCCGATGCCCGCTACACGCAAATCATCAGCAGCCTGCTGGCCGTGGTGTTCGAAGCCGCCGATTCCGCGCTGGACCCCGGCGTGACGCGCCTGCTGGTCGCGCTGCTGAACTTCATGCAGGGCAAGGAACTCAGCGGCCAGGAACGCGCCACCGGCGTCATCGGCTTCACCAACGGTTTCTTCACCGACCCGCAGAAGGCCCGCATGCTGGGCCTGGCCGCGCACCAGGCCCGCAGCTTCGACATCTACGCGCAATATGCCGAAGACGCCGCGCTGCAACGCTGGGAAAGCATCCAGCAACAAGGCCAGCCGGTCGAACGGCTACGCGACATGGCGCAACGCACGTCCGCCGACCAGCGTGTGGACGGCACGCTGGCCGAGTTGTGGTTCGAGCTGTGCACGGCCCGCATCGACGCCATGCGCGACGTTGAAAGCCTGTTGGCGCAGGCGCTGGCGCGGCAATGCGAACGCCGCATCGTCGAGACCCGCCAGGAACTGGACGACCGACAACTGCTGCTGTCGCGCTACGCCGACCATGCCAGCGGCCGCGCGCCCAGCATGGTGTTCAGCGTGCAAAGCCGGCCCCTGGACACGCCGCCCGCCGATGGCGTGGGCAGCGTGCTGGAGCGGTCCATTCTTGAAATGATGCGCGAGCAGACGTTGCACATGCAGCGCACCGACGACGCCTTGAACACCGTGCGCGTCGCGCTGGAAGAAAGAAAGCGCATCGACCGCGCCAAGCGGCTGCTGATCAACCAATACGGCCTGACCGAGCAGGCCGCCCATGAACGCCTGCAACGCGCGGCCATGGACGGCGGCCTGTCCCTGGCCGATGTGGCGCGGCAGGTGATCGGGCAGCTGGGGCCAAACTGA
- the cobA gene encoding uroporphyrinogen-III C-methyltransferase — MNPSVWLIGAGPGDPELLTIKAVRALGQADVVLVDDLVNPQVLDYCPRARLVYVGKRGGCRSTPQEFIQRLMLRYARQGLRVARLKGGDPCIFGRGGEEAQWLSDHGVACEIVNGITAGLAAATACGIPLTQRGMAQGVTLITAHSQDGATPDWTGLAQSGTTLVVYMGVAKLHDMSSQLLAAGMAPDTPVAMIERASLADQRECRSTLSGMTSDAAAFQLRSPAVLVIGDVAACHVLDRVDTPRPQAAEPLMRRSA, encoded by the coding sequence ATGAACCCTTCCGTCTGGCTGATCGGCGCCGGCCCCGGCGACCCCGAACTGCTCACGATCAAAGCCGTGCGGGCGTTGGGACAAGCCGACGTCGTCCTGGTCGATGACCTGGTCAACCCGCAAGTGCTGGACTACTGCCCGCGGGCGCGGCTGGTCTATGTGGGCAAGCGCGGTGGCTGCCGTTCAACCCCGCAGGAATTCATCCAGCGGCTGATGCTGCGCTATGCCCGCCAAGGGCTGCGCGTGGCGCGGCTAAAGGGCGGCGACCCCTGCATCTTCGGACGCGGTGGCGAAGAAGCCCAATGGCTGAGCGACCACGGGGTGGCCTGTGAAATCGTCAACGGCATCACGGCCGGGCTGGCAGCCGCCACCGCTTGCGGCATCCCATTGACCCAACGCGGCATGGCCCAGGGCGTTACACTGATCACCGCCCATTCCCAGGACGGCGCCACGCCCGACTGGACGGGGCTGGCGCAAAGCGGCACGACGCTGGTGGTCTACATGGGGGTAGCCAAATTGCACGACATGAGCAGCCAGTTGCTGGCGGCCGGCATGGCGCCCGACACGCCCGTGGCGATGATCGAACGCGCTTCGCTGGCGGATCAACGTGAATGCCGCTCGACGCTGTCCGGCATGACGTCCGACGCCGCCGCCTTTCAGCTGCGCAGCCCCGCCGTGCTGGTCATCGGCGACGTCGCGGCATGCCACGTGCTTGACAGGGTTGATACCCCCCGGCCGCAAGCCGCCGAACCGCTGATGCGCCGCAGCGCCTGA